The genomic interval tgacgacgagctTGCTCTGCCCACCTCtttcaaggccaagaagtccaagtccaagatCTCTGCTGTGCCCGACTATGGTGAGCATGCTATTAATGACGTTGATCAGGCTGACAAGGACCGACGAAAGCGAGATCTACGGTTCTATACCGCCAAGATCGACAAGCAGGCTCGAGGACGAGaacaggaggagattgagggaGACGCTGACCTACCGTACCAGGACCGATGGTACgagcgacagcagcagctcaaggaaAAACAGGCCGCCCACATCAAGGACTCGGGAGAGCATGATCTCTACGACTCTGGAGACGAGGGAGGATCTGCTGATGACTACCAGGAAATGCCCTCCAAGAAGAGcgctggtggagatgatgacgaAGATGTGGATGAGTTTGTTGCTGccctcaaggccaagaagcagcagcgaaAGGCGGAGCGAGAAGCCATGCATGAGGTCTACCTcgacgccaagaagggcaagatTGACGTGGAAAAGCTGGACGACAACGGAAAGCGAGCCATCAATTACCAGATTCTCAAAAACAAGGGTCTCACGCCACaccgaaagaaggagaatcGAAACTCGCGAGTCAAGAAGCGAATCAAGTacgagaaggccaagaagaagcttGCCAGTACCCGGGCCGTCTACAAGCAGCCTACTGGTGCCTACGCTGGTGAGAAGACCGgtatcaagaagaacctgGCTCGATCTACCAAGTTCCGGGAGTAATATAGATGCATGTTGTAATAGAGGTTTTGGATTTGAACTGAGGTTGTAAAAGTTTTGGCTGGTCATGGCGTATACTAACTGTACCGGCGCTTGTACAATAGTCTGGTAATTCTGTCTCTGACCGTCTGAAACAGATTAGAAATCAAATGGGCGTCTCAGTAGTTATTCTGATATATGCTCATGATAGTTACGCTAGcgagactacaagtacgagtacttcccggtactgtacggtaCTGAGCTTCCTGAGAGTAAGATAAGTGTCTATAGTTTTTTGGAGTAGCTGTATACTGCAATAAATGAACATAAAGGCTCTTGATACAATTTGGATCTTTCAGCATGAGGTGAGCATGGACAGTTGGTTCCTACCAGCCCTCTCTCAAACGGCCAAACACCCTTTATTTGGACCGCATGACCGCTAAAGAGACACACTCGTATGGTATAGGCTGCCTGCACAACCGTGATTCTTCAAATGAACGCAAACGCATACTTTGTATTGGTACAAATGACAGCCCTAGACTCGTATTTGCATACTCCACATCGTGATATCAGCACCCCATGTCTCACGTTTATCTGCGGTGGCTTGGATGAATTTCAGACAAtgctaaaaaaaaagaaagacaAACCGAGAGTCAAAATGCGCCGGCAGAAAAAGTGTGGAAGAGAAAAGTAAAAAGTAAAAAGTGAAAGTGAAAAGTGAAAAGTGAAGTGAAATAGGGGAACGATATACTGGGTGATATTGGGGTTAATCTGAGAAACTTTTTTACTGATAATCATTTGATATCTCTCGCATATCCCTTGGGACCCCTTTTATATCTCATCCCTACACTCCCCATTATATCCCTCATTGTTTACACCCCGTACATACGATTATGCAGCGCGGCATCTGGAGACGATAGAGTTAGTAAAGGTATATTTTAGTGCAAAAACATAATAGACCCTATTAAATCGTCGAGTGTGAAAGATAGCGTCGCAGTTGTTCTTTTCACCATTACTTGTTTGCAATACTTCTACTCATCGCTTTTCCTTCACACAAAACACTACAACATGGCCAAAGCACAAGAGAACAAGCTGGAACTGGCTGGTAtcctgctcttcttcattctgtctgctgctctttTCACCAGAGACATTCGGTCCTTCCAACGAGACATTCTGCCGTCCTACATGGAGACGGATATGGCCAACATGCTGGGCATGGACATTTCTGTTTTCCTTTTCATCGAGCGGGCCATTCTCTTTGTTACACCTCTTATCATTGCCCTGAGGCGAAAGGCCGACGATGATCAACCTCAGCAGGAGTTTGACGTTCCTGTCGAGCTGCTCATGTAGGCCTCGACGACCCATACTAACCGCTTGACTGCTTTTTCTCGACAGTCATCCAACCACATAGACAAAGAGATTATGAACAGAGTACCAGTATGTGTAGGGAAATTGTAGCTGTCGTAATAGAGGCGCAGTGTATGTATCTACTTGTGGAATGACGTTGTCAGTTGAAAAACATTGTATTCCACACATTGCATCAAACGTCACACCGACGTCAAACGATATTAGTGCGTTTGTGCATCTGATTATTAAGTCACCTGAGTGTCCACAACTATCCATGGATCATCCTCGAGCAGTTCTAACTATTTGCGCTTTCTTCGTGTGATTACTGTATGGTGTAGATCATTCAAGGGGTTATGCCATGCCAAGATCGTGTACAGCCCACAGCAAGTGCAAGGGgtaagtactgtattgCACTGGTAACACACTAaggtcaccaccacaatcCACACGCGCCCGCAAGCCCCTATTCAGCCGTACATACCACAGCTTTCCGTCGCGTGCGATGTATACATAAAGCACAGCCGAAGTACCACGCACAGATCTCCGTGTTTAACTTACTGTAGGCCCAGTGGATCGCGTGGAATGTACCAGGGTGCAGGGATGGGTGTATGAGGACATTAAACTGATACAGTATGCAAATCAACCGTTATTATTTAGTCACGTTTCAAATTGAGATCTCCTTCCACAGTTTTATTCTCATAATCCCATCGCACATCTCACAACTGTCTATCACTTGTCCGTGGGATGTTCATGTCTCAGTTTCGGGCTTCGCTTAGAAATATTAactcaaaaaaaatcaaaaaaatccatacttgtacgatacttgaCTGCACCTCCTGCAACTGAATCTCCTCCCACTCCAGAGTTTGAACTTTGTATCGTGGCGGAGTCGTGGGAGTGGAGCTGTGAAGACGTGAAAGAGGTGCTGGGGAGAGCTATTTCAGGTGCGCAGATGAGGTAGACGCATAGAACTAAATGCATTTAGTAGATGTATACAAGTAAAAataccggtacaagtagtacgagtagcaGTTTCTTTTATTTCTACAGTATCTACAGCTTGGAGGCACTGTTTCAGAGGGTGTATGAGTTGTGCTTGAACATTAGTGTGTCAGGAAGTACGGTCGATACGAGTACcggtagctacaagtagtacacCGTACATTCAACAACCGTGTCACCGCAACCCATTGAACAACTTATGTGGCAGATATAAAACTCAGAGTTATTGCGAACATATTTTTTATCATCTCCCCTCATCGCGTACTCGTCAATCcccgtttttttttcactgtCTTATGTCATTCTAActgtatactgtacaagtacaagtgcattAAACCATTCCACATCTCTAATGCACCTCTGCTTAACCCAATCTGGTGTCTGTTCATGGTTGTCATGGTTACGGCCTGAGTTGAGAGGTTTGACGATCGGACGTAAGTAAACCCGAATTCAATGAGGACTGGTACTTATAGACCTCATCACATGCAGAAGCAATAATGTGTCGATAGTTGAATATCAATGAAATCTATAAAtatatgtacatacagttTGGTTCGCTTAGCTGTCTTGAGAGGTAGTGTTTGCCGTGGTTGTCTCGTTAGCAACACTATCCCCAGTTGTGTCACCGGTAGCACTGGCCTCCCCGCCTTGGTCACCATCCAACCGATCCATCTCCCGCTGCTGACTTCGCAGCATTTCAACCATGGCCTCGGTGTCCATGCTGGCGTTAACAATGTCCATCGGCACCTTGTTCTGCGAATGCCGCTGACAAGCAAAAGAAGCATTACGAAGTTCCTTATCAATCAAAAGCAGATCGAGAtcgaaagaaggagaagtgGCATCCAGATTGACCAATGTCGACCATTCAATCAGAGAGTCTGTGGTGGGATAAAACACATTGAAGTCCATCAGCCACACCTTGTCGTAAGGCTCAGGAATGTAGACATCAAATACAAAGCTAGAGTCGGGGAAAGTGTCCTTGATGTGTTCGTAGAAAAAGAGCTCGATTTCGCCCAGAAAccgctccttgagcttgatCAGGAACTCGTAGTAGTTTTGGTCTCTCTGAGTCACAGCGATGAGTTCTCTATCCTTGACGAAGCACCGGAATTCCAATGCAGGGTTGATGTTGATCCACTTTCTGAGAACCAGCTCAAACGAAAAGTCCTTAGGAATGCCTCCAAGTTTGTCCAGCATGGTCAGATCGTGCGCAATGTAGTCACTGCTCTTGAGAAGCAGATACACATCGTTGACTGTAACACATCTGGTCGAGTTAGAGGGAGAGATCCAAATCGCGTCTTGAGGACTCGACCAGTTGAGCTTGGGTGCTACAGCTCCAAACTCATCAATCACAGCTTGGACCTTGGGGTGGAAATCGTCCAGCTTGGAAACGTATGAATCAAgctcgtcttcgtcgtcagaATACTCCTCGAAAACGCCGCTGTCCGATCCGTAGCTGgttttttcttcatcaGGAAGAATAACACCGTCCTCACTCAGATAATTGACGAAATCCTCGGGAAGAGGCTTGATGATCCGGGTCTTCGGTGTGATGGACTTATATAGCTTGTACCAGGCCGAGAACTGGCAGTTGAGAAGATGCTCGCGTGTGAGAGTCAGAGTCGTGGTATCGTCAACCTTGGTTTCCTGGTCCTTTTTATCGTTGATGATCATGTTGCTGATGTATATCGTGTACACTATCTCCACAGATCGATATCTCAAATTATCCTTCATCATGCAGGCAGACCTGGCAACCATGCAAGGCTAACCACGTGAGTCGCCACTACCTACACGTCTTGTTCCAGAATGTTCCATGTGGGATTTTGACATATATTATGAGTCTTGCGATTTCAAATCACCCGTAATACCAGCTATATTATCTCTGTTTTCCAATTTGCCCTTCTCCGCCGCCCCCAGACACGCCTCAACTACTGTTACCCTACCGATCAAGAAAATCCCATTGCCAAAAGCTAATCACCCAAAAATCACTACTACACCTGTATATCCAACACAATGAGCGTTCCTACAGGCACAAAGTCCGGATTTAAGAACAAGGAAAAGCCCCTTGAGGTTCGAAAGAGCAACATTCTTGCTGCTCGAGGTGAGTATCTTTGGATTGGATGATTTTGGAGGCGGTTTGACCGTGCAAACCCGAATTTTTGTCGTCATACTAACACATAGCCGTGGCTGATGCTATCAGAACTTCCCTTGGTCCCAAGGGTATGGATAAGATGGTGAGTacttggaggagtggagCTATTGAAGTTTTGGTTCGATTGTGGCGATTCTGTGCGACCTAAGGGTCCGATATGGCATGTGGAATCAGATGGAAGGAGTGGCTTTATGCAGGCATATTATGATGATAGGGGGTTGTGGGGGGGGGCGTTGATTTTGGCGTCCAATGATGACACGTTTGTCGTTGTCATACAATTGTTGAATTGCCCCTGCTACGTGTGTCTTCACGCGTTCCAATATGTCCGCCTGAGACCACGTTCCATGGCTAAGTGAATGTCTCGTACGCCTCGATATTGATACAATCGCAATAGCTAAAAAGTGATGAGAATATCGTTCGGATAGCACACGACCTATTCAGCCGACTAACACAGATCCAAACTGCACGAGGACAGgtgatcatctccaacgaTGGTAACACAATTCTCCAGCACATGGCCGTCATGCATCCCGCAGCCAAGATGCTGGTCGATCTCTCTGCCTCCCAGGACTCTGTCGCTGGTGATGGTACCACATCGGTTGTTATTCTGGCCGGATCTCTTCTCGGTGCTGCcgacaagctgctcaagaagggcatCCATCCCTCTATCATCGCTGAGAACTTCCAGAAGGCAGCCCAGCGAGCTGCCGAGGTGGTcatggacatgtccaagcCCATCGATCTGAGTGACCGAGAGACTCTGATTCGAGCCGCCTCCACCTCGCTCAACTCTAAGATTGTCTCTCAGTTTTCGTCCACCCTGGCCCCCATGCTGGTGGACGCTGCTCTTCAGGCTGCTAAGAAGACCCCCGAGGGTGGCCTGACTCTGGATCTCAACGACATTCGAATCATCAAGTCTCTCGGTGGCACCATTGAGGACACCACTCTGGCCAACGGCCTGGTGCTCAACAACTACGCAGTCAAGAACGCTGGAGGCCCCTCGCGcatggagaaggccaagattgGACTCATCCAGTTTCAGCTCTCGGCCCCCAAGCCCGACATGGAGAACCACATTGTCGTCAACGACTACCGACAGATGGACAAGATTCTCAAAGAGGAGCGACAGTACATTCTTGGcctggccaaggccatcaagaagtCCAAGTGCAACGTGCTGCTCATTCAGAAGTCTATCCTTCGAGACGCTGTTTCCGAGCTTGCTCTGCACTTTTTGGCAAAGCTCAACATCATGGTGatcaaggacattgagcGAGACGACATTGAGTTCATCTCCCGATCTACTGGTGCCAAACCCGTGGCCGACATTGAGGCCTTCACTGAGGACAAGCTTGGCTCTTGTGATCtggtcgaggaggttgagtcTTCCGGCTCCAAGACCGTCCGATTCTCCTCTCGAGAGGGATCGAACACCGTCTCCATTCTCGTTCGAGGAGCAAATGACCTGGTCATTGACGAGACTGAGCGATCTCTGCACGATGCTCTGTGTGTCCTTAGATCGCTGTTCCGAGTCCCTGCCCTTGTTcctggtggaggagcctgtGAGGTCCAGGTTGCACAGGTTATTGGCAAGGAGTCTCGAGCCATGGACGGTGCTTCTGCCATTTGCTACGAAGAGTTTTCTAACGCCATGCTGGTGATCCCCACCACCCTGGCCGAGAATGCCGGTCTCAACCCGGTCAACGTTGTGACCGAGCTGCGAGTTCGACACGAAAAGGGCGAGGTCAACGCCGGCATTTCGGTGAGACGAGGAACGTCCATtatggtggaggagcatgTCATTCAGCCCGCATTGGTTACCACCTCGGCCATCACTCTGGCCGCCGAGTGTGCCAAGGGTCTGCTCAGAATTGACGATATCGCCTTTTCCAGATAAATATAGAGGGTATTTAGAGTATGGTATGATTGTTATGAGAGAGGACTACGACCGGAGAAATTGGTTCGCGTAggtactactgtagttagCTACGAGCAACATGTCCTTGTAGTCCGTAGACACAAGTAGTATCGTATTTAGTGTGTATTGGTACAGCCACTAAcggtgcaagtacagtttgtactgtagtggtgTGTTCTTATTATATAATGCTATTGGATATATGCTGTTtattcctcctcctccagtgTCTGGCCCTCCTTTTCCAGTCTCCAGATTGGTAGACCAACTGTCTTAGGGCTCTTGATGTAAATAGTTTTGGTTGATCGAGCTCCCCCGTCCACGAGGTTGTCGACGATGTTGTTTGCCACTCGATGCGAGTTCTCCTCgatctccttggcggtATTGTCTGGCAGGTATCCGACGAGGGCAGTCAGATTAACAGCGCCCTGCTCGCATGCCATTGATCTGGGGAGAGTCACCGACGTGGATCGAAGCAAACCTCGCACCTGTGCCTTGACGTAGTCCGGATCGGCAAACATGTTTGCGTCTCTTGCATCGTCTTCTTTTCCAGGTTGGATGAATCTGATGGGGAACGGCTTAGTCAGATGTCTCAGAGAAATCTTCTTGGACAGTCTATCATAACACTCCACGACCTCCTCGTGGATTCGGGAGTCGGCGACAATCAGATCGAAGTCCTTTCCGACAGACAAGGGGTCCTTTCGCAATTTAGGTCGAAACTTCTTGACCGAAATGATATCAGCAAATGTGTCTTTGGTGCTAGCTTCGTCAGCCTGGAAGATCTCTGCATATTTGGCGGTAGGGTGTGGCACTATGAGCAGTATTTTCGCCTGGGATATCGACTTGTGGATCTTGTGGTGCAGAGGAATGACATAGGGGACTGAAATGTTGTTCATACCTCGCTGCCCGGGAACTCTGACATTGGTTTTGGATGTTGTGGTGACGGTGAGGTGGACGGGAATTCGCTGGTTGGGGTCCTCGGTTAGCTCCTGTTTGGCGGACTTGAACAGTGCCTTAATGGCTGGCTTTTGCGTGAGTTTCATCTTGTCGCTGGTGGTCTGGATTTTTTTGTCATCTTTCGAAAATATTCGAGACCTGCATGTGAGCTGTATGGGTTAGGGGTTGCTAGGGGTAAACTAGTTGAGCTCCTGTCAACTAACTTTAGTTGGCTTTACTTGTGACAACATTGGTATGGTAGGAAGGTTCGGCATGTTATGATGGCCAAGTTGAGGTCATATAGCAGATGATGGAGGACACGGCAATCGTTGCCACAGACAGAATGTTTCATGGAATCACGGCCTATCCGAGCAAATACGACTAcaactacgagtactcgcACACGCACCACACGAACAACGCGACACAGCGAGCACTATACACACACCAATCTTCGCCACCAGTCATGAGTTCCCTCGTCCTGACATCGACCGCCTCCAACTTTGTTTGATTGTGGCGTACAACATATCACGGTAAAATAGAGTATGGAAGCAGCCAAGATGTAGCAAACCTGCTGTCCACGTGAGCCACGGGAGATATAATGGTAGCTGGATAGTGTCTGACACTCTCATCTTCCTATACCACTGTCTGCTTTTCAAGCCCACCGCACACAGAGATACAGTACACGTAAAGCCATACAACATCGCGTATAGGCATAGACCAACGGAGGCTACACACAAGAGCACCCCCAGACACTCCCAACAACAAGGTTTTGAGGGGAGTTACCCGGAAAAGTTTTCATCTACAACACTCCTTCCCATCTGCCCAAGGTCGATATTACCCGGTCTCGTTTCGCGAAACGCGGTTTTTGGACAGATACAGGAAAACGCAAAACAGTGTACGCGACGAGCACCACGTGATACAACGCCAGACGCCGCCAGACCACAACGTGACACTCACATCCACACAGCCACCTACACACAAGATGCCCAAGGAGGGTAAGCCCGCGCAGGAAGGCGCACAGGCGCTGCTGGATCTCCAAGACGAAGGCAAGGATCCTCGCAATGTCAAGGATGACAAAAAGACGAGCGATGGCAACAATACCAAGGACGACGTGGGCGAGGAGACCGTCGAGGGCGCTCTGATGCATCTGGTGCGATTCACTcaggacgaggagaaacGCGAAAAGGAGAAGCCCGGTGTTGGTGTCGGTAACAACGGAGGAGCTCCTGCAggccagcaacaacagcagcagcaacagcagcagcagcagtacgAAGACATTGCTCATTATGGGGAATTTCTCAACGACAATTCTGACACGCCATGGAACCAGAACCTGTTTTCGGAGCAGTTTGCCGTCGcagctgccactgctgCCGGCGAGGGAGACTTCCAGGAAAAATTCAACAAGGAATTCAGCAAGGagttcaacaaggagtTCAGCAAGGACGAGTTCAACGAGATggtggctgctgccgctgtcGAGATTGGATCTGGAGGCGCTCCCCAGCCTGGCGCAGGTACAGAATCAGACGCACAGGCTCACGGACGGAAACGAAAACGTCAAAAGACGTCGCTCAACCCCAAACAGGACCTGAACGTGGATCCTGTGCTCGAGGGACTCGGAGAGGCCGTCAAGGGAGGAGACAATCTGCTCCTGATGGACGATTTCCGACGAACAGCAGGAGTTCCAGGTCACCCCCACGACCACCCTGTCACGTCACGCGACTACATCATGCCTCCCGAGTCTATGGTCGCGATGCGAAACACCAGCAACGCTCCCAAGGTTGCAGCCTCGAAACGCCCTAATTGGACAGGTGACGGTTCGgagtctggaggagcatTTACTCCCGAGGAGATCGAGAAGCTCGAAGAGTATATTGAGGGCTACTGCCAATCCCATGTGTGGGATCGAGAAATGCTTTGCCAGCGAGTGTGGTCCAACGAGCGCAAAAAGGACCATTTCTGGGACTCCATGGCCGGTGTGTTACCCCATCGAACACGTGCTTCTGTATATAAACACGTTCGACGAGCATATCACGTGTACGAGACGCGGGCAAAATGGACTCCTGACCAGGATAAGCGGCTGGGAGACCTGGTGGGTGAAATTGGACCTTGCTGGAAGGACATTGGACAGGTTCTCAACCGAATGCCTGAGGATTGTCGAGATCGGTGGCGAAACTACGTCAAATGCGGTAACAACCGAGCCTCTCATAAATGGACTGCCTCTGAGGAAAACAGACTTTACGAGATTGTTCGTGATATGCTGAGTGCCCAGGGAGAAGTTGGCGGTAACATCAACTGGACTGCTGTTTCCGAACGCATGAACGGAACTCGGTCTCGAATTCAGTGTCGTTACAAATGGAAGAAGCTGAGCAAACGGGGTCCCAACCATCATGCTGCTCTGACAATGACCACTACCGACCACCAGGTGTTCCTCAAGCATCTGGATGTCAATGATTACGCCTCCGAGGAGCAGATTGACTGGCAAACGATCGCTGCCATGGACTCTCGAAACCTATGGGCTGCCAGTGATCTtcaggaggctctggagcgACTCAAAAAGGATGTGCCCGACTGGGACTCGCGAAGTTTCAGGGAAAACATCCAGTTGCTGGCCAAACGGGCTGCGGACGGCGAGAACTTGGGCCAGGCGCAGCTGCCAGGCCAACCGCAACAACTGCCGGGAGCAACGATGGCCGGGGCTTCGATGCAGGGACAGCCCCTGCAAGGTCAGCCAATGGCAGGCCAGCCGTTACCGGGCCAACCACCTCATGGTGGACACGGTCACGACGAAGCGACCGGTATCAAAAAAGATAATAGCAAGGAGTACGAGATGCCGTCGTTCAACTGGCACCAATTGGCCGACGCGCAGATCAGTTAGGgggatggagaagatggagattgGCTGGCATGCCGAATGTATAATAGATTAGGAGACTTCGGTgtattattattatattattatttattattattattattattattattattattattatttattattattattattgaTCAAACGGGAGCCCTATAAGTAGAGATGTACAAACACTTAGCTGGCGAGAGTGTagtgtggttgtgttgtgttgtagATGTTTGAGTGAGAGGTGCGTCCATCGTGGCAGTCTGACAGCGTGTATCAGATCGTGGTGTAACTTGTTGCTGAAATGAAACACAGGGTAAAAacagatacttgtacaactacagtatgtacaccTGTACTCTTTAATGTGTGTGTCTTTCGTTTCGTAGCAGATCAAGTATCTATCGTAAGCACAATATCGTTTTTGTATCAGCTCGCCCGAAGGACAAATACCGAGGTGATTTCGAAAGAGCAAAACTGTTTGCCATAATCAAAGCCATTGGATAATACATCAGAAGCTGGTCTCAGAAtcagctgcttctcttGGATTGGCACAACTACGAATACAGCACTTGGTATTGTGTGTTGCTTTCCACAAGCTTGACATGTAGTGATTGGATGGCTTTTGAGTCGCCTCACTCCTACTCCACGACTTTTCGTGATACAGAATGTTCTACACAAGTACCTACAGCACCTGTAAGATCGATGGTGGGTTCTCCGCAAGCGATGTCTCATATTCAGAATCAAGGGGAAGTCTTATTGAAGCTTCGTTACGTAGGAGGAGGCAGTGGCAAATTTACCATGACACGTGAAGACCAAAAGAATATAAATCGAGTCGTAATCCACGCTTATCAGGACGGGTTTTCTTGTACCATATGCACCATTCGCACGAGAGTACTTGTTCTTATACCCGTAGCACCTACTCATTCTTGTTAGGCATCTTAGCCTCTCAGCCGTGTAAAGAGCGACTCTTGACAGAACGTGAGTTTATCTCTACAGTACTCATATGGCTACAGTAACTCATTACAAATCTCATTAAGCTTGACGATTTTTAATACAATATCTTACTAGATTTTTTCAAGTTTAGAACTTGGAGAAGGCCTTGTTAGCCTTACCGGTGGCAGGCAGAACTCGGAGAACGTTGAATCGAACGGTCTTGGAGAGAGGTCGGCACTGACCAACGGTAACCATATCGCCGTTCTCGACTCGGAAAGCGGGAGAGACGTGGGCAGCGAGGTTCTTGTGTCGCTTCTCGTATCGGTTGTACTTGGGGATGTAGTGGAGGTACTCTCGTCGGATGATGATGGTTCTGTGCATTTTGGTGGAGACAACCTTACCAGTCAGGATCTTGCCTCGGATAGAAATGTCACCAACAAAGGGGCACTTCTTGTCAATGTAGTCACCGGTGATGGCGGCAGAGGGGGTCTTGAATCCGAGACCGACCTCCTTATACCATCGCTTGGTCTTTCGGTTGACCTTGGACTTGGCGTTCTGGAAGATGTGAGGTTGCTGAGTTAGTTGTGTTCGAGTGATGATAGATAGCTGTACAGCCTGTCATGCTACTATGAGTGCGTGCTGTTTGTCGCAAATGGTCATATCCTCCCGTATCTCGGCCCTGGATGTCTGTCGCGTGATCTCAAATCAATACCAAATGACCACCTGTTGTGACTTGTCGAGTGCACTCGTTGCTCAGCAATTAACAGCTCCTCCTGTCAACAATTCCCTAACTCACCTTCTGGAAAGCTCGCTCGTTCTGGACGTGAAGCTCGGACATTTTGCTGGTCGTACGTTGTTCGGGAGAGGAGAATGCAAACGATGATTTTCAAACTAGAGTGTGCGAGCCTAAAATTTTGCGTCATCACGTGCAGCTGGGACTTTGTGACTGTCGATTCCAAATTGGGACACAAACGGCATATGAAGTTTATTTGGTCGGAGTGTGTGACGATATTAAGGTTTCGGCTAGACGACTTCGATGTTGACTAATGAGATGTCGTAGTTGATATGGTTAGTTGGGATTATAGTTGGGTATCTGGAGTGGAGAGATATCATCCATAtccacacccacacacGCAATCTTTGCTACATCGGCCCACAATGAGCTATACTAACGCTACGCCACTTCAACCAGCATTCTAGACGATGCATGAAGCGTGCTATGTATCACGTGCACAATGATCGTTATTTCCCTGCTGTCGATAAAGTGAACGTCAGGGTACGAGctcatacaagtagctatCGTACGAAATACACCAATTAGCTCCAGTAGATCGATGTCTAAGAGggttcacgtgatcatgTCATATTATTTCGAATCGCCATTATGAAGTGGCAATAAACTGTGACAACAGTGTCCTTATGAAAGCATGAGTCATTTCAAGTGCTCGTAGTGGCTACTCCTACATCTTCGACCATCAATTGTTACAAGAGGTAGATACGTCGAACCTACTTGCAGATAACACGAAAAAGTGCAGATATGAAGCCACAATTGATAAATATCTCTAATCGAAGtagagtacaagtacgtgAAGTAGATGTAGAGTTGTTACACAACCAACATGACTTCCAGAACGGCGATATCGACTTCCCCGGCATATTCAGCGGGCTCGTTATCCTCTGATACAGCAATatcactacaagtaccgcCAACAccgccaacaccaccatcagACTACATTACTCCTgcaccaacatcaacacaTACGGCGGCC from Yarrowia lipolytica chromosome 1F, complete sequence carries:
- a CDS encoding uncharacterized protein (Compare to YALI0F20416g, highly similar to uniprot|P39078 Saccharomyces cerevisiae YDL143w CCT4 component of chaperonin-containing T-complex) gives rise to the protein MSVPTGTKSGFKNKEKPLEVRKSNILAARAVADAIRTSLGPKGMDKMIQTARGQVIISNDGNTILQHMAVMHPAAKMLVDLSASQDSVAGDGTTSVVILAGSLLGAADKLLKKGIHPSIIAENFQKAAQRAAEVVMDMSKPIDLSDRETLIRAASTSLNSKIVSQFSSTLAPMLVDAALQAAKKTPEGGLTLDLNDIRIIKSLGGTIEDTTLANGLVLNNYAVKNAGGPSRMEKAKIGLIQFQLSAPKPDMENHIVVNDYRQMDKILKEERQYILGLAKAIKKSKCNVLLIQKSILRDAVSELALHFLAKLNIMVIKDIERDDIEFISRSTGAKPVADIEAFTEDKLGSCDLVEEVESSGSKTVRFSSREGSNTVSILVRGANDLVIDETERSLHDALCVLRSLFRVPALVPGGGACEVQVAQVIGKESRAMDGASAICYEEFSNAMLVIPTTLAENAGLNPVNVVTELRVRHEKGEVNAGISVRRGTSIMVEEHVIQPALVTTSAITLAAECAKGLLRIDDIAFSR
- a CDS encoding uncharacterized protein (Compare to YALI0F20394g, similar to uniprot|Q05791 Saccharomyces cerevisiae YLR215c); amino-acid sequence: MVARSACMMKDNLRYRSVEIVYTIYISNMIINDKKDQETKVDDTTTLTLTREHLLNCQFSAWYKLYKSITPKTRIIKPLPEDFVNYLSEDGVILPDEEKTSYGSDSGVFEEYSDDEDELDSYVSKLDDFHPKVQAVIDEFGAVAPKLNWSSPQDAIWISPSNSTRCVTVNDVYLLLKSSDYIAHDLTMLDKLGGIPKDFSFELVLRKWININPALEFRCFVKDRELIAVTQRDQNYYEFLIKLKERFLGEIELFFYEHIKDTFPDSSFVFDVYIPEPYDKVWLMDFNVFYPTTDSLIEWSTLVNLDATSPSFDLDLLLIDKELRNASFACQRHSQNKVPMDIVNASMDTEAMVEMLRSQQREMDRLDGDQGGEASATGDTTGDSVANETTTANTTSQDS
- a CDS encoding uncharacterized protein (Compare to YALI0F20438g, weakly similar to uniprot|P36144 Saccharomyces cerevisiae YKR060w, similar to Saccharomyces cerevisiae UTP30 (YKR060W); ancestral locus Anc_1.210) — translated: MKLTQKPAIKALFKSAKQELTEDPNQRIPVHLTVTTTSKTNVRVPGQRGMNNISVPYVIPLHHKIHKSISQAKILLIVPHPTAKYAEIFQADEASTKDTFADIISVKKFRPKLRKDPLSVGKDFDLIVADSRIHEEVVECYDRLSKKISLRHLTKPFPIRFIQPGKEDDARDANMFADPDYVKAQVRGLLRSTSVTLPRSMACEQGAVNLTALVGYLPDNTAKEIEENSHRVANNIVDNLVDGGARSTKTIYIKSPKTVGLPIWRLEKEGQTLEEEE